The following DNA comes from Reinekea thalattae.
TATTAGAGCCTAACGAAACTGGCTGGTGGCGACAAAGTGCCGGTTTGCAGCTGCTATTAGAAGACCAGCAACAGGCGCGAGCAACACTTGCGTTGGCGTATCGAAACGGAGTTGCGTTAACTCCTGATGATTTAAAAACGCTGGCTCAACTTTATTTGCAAACCGGTGTTCCTGAGCAAGCGGCCTTGTTGATTAGCGAAATACCTGAGCTGCAACAGGATGTCGATCTTCTCACCATGCAAGCGCAGCTGTGGCAGGTTGCCAAAGAATGGCAACGAGCTATTGATGTTTGGATATTAGCAACAGGGATTGATAACAGCTTAGGTTGGAATTTGGTACGGCTATATCACCAAGAGCAGCAGTTTGAATTAGCACTGCAAGCGCTCGATAACATAGCAGCAGAAGATCAAGAACAGCAAGAGCGTATTGAACTGACTAGAGTGCAATTGTTGTATCGGTTAAAAGATTACTCCCAAGCCTTGCATTACGCTCGCCTAGCCAATCGGAAAACCGAATCAGAGCAAAGTCGCTCTTGGGTAGAATTATTACAACGCAAAATCAATAACCAATCGGCCAGCTAATATCTTTTAGTCTGGCCTTGGATTTTTCGTTATTAACTCTTACGCGCCAGTAGATGAACAGTACTGGTTGCACGTTCTAAAAAAGCACCTTCACAATAACTTAAATAGAATTGCCATAAGTTTTTAAAGGCTTGGTCGTAACCATGCTGGCTAATTTGCGACCAGTTTTTATTAAAGTTTTGCTGCCAAATATTCAGTGTCTTCGCATAGTCTAAGCCGATGTCGCTAATCGATTCGGTCACCATGTCGGTGTGTTTAGTCAGTTGCTGAGTCAGCAAAGTAATAGAAGGTAAAAAACCGCCAGGGAATATATAACGCTGAATAAAGTCGACATGGTTACGATAGTGCTCGAAACGTTGGTCGGCAATGGTGATCGCTTGGATCAGCATTTTGCCTTTGGGTTTGACTAGACTATTACACACTTGAAAGAATCGACTGAGATGCTCGTAGCCAACGGCCTCGATCATTTCAACGGACATCAATTTATCATACTGGCCGGTTAACAGGCGGTAATCCTTTTTAAGCAGTGTAATTTTATCGCTTAAGCCGAGCGCCTCGATTCGTTTTTTGGCATAGGCATGTTGAGAATCAGAAATGGTCGTAGTTGTTACACGGCAGCCGTAGTGTTGTGCTGCATAAATGGCTAAACCGCCCCAGCCGGTGCCAATTTCAACTACATGGTCGGACTCGGTTAGCTCTAACTGATCGCAGATGGTTTTGAATTTATTCAGCTGAGCATCGCCAAGTGATTGCAGCGGCTCTGCAAAAACAGCCGACGAATAAACCATTTCGTCACATAAAAATTGGCTAAACAACTCATCGCCTAAATCGTAATGGGCTAAAATGTTTTTCTTTGAACCCTTAATGCTGTTTGCTCGTAAGCGATGCAGCAGTTTGTTTTTTGCAGCGCCAATCCAGCTATAATACTTTTCTAGTTTATCGGTGATTTTTTGTGCTCGAGCAAAAACGCGGATCACGGTCGTTAGGTCATCGGCTTGCCATTTTCCTTCGATAAAGGCTTTTGCGGCACCAATGCTGCCACCGAAGATAAAGTCTTTATACATCGATAAGTCATAAACCTGAATGCTGGCCACTAGCTGTTCTTGGTCGCTGCTGTGAGTACCAAAACTGAACTGCTGTTGAGCAGAATCTTCGATTTGCTCTTTAATCATCAGTTGGCCGTCTTCGAGTTTAGAAAAGAAGTGGTGAACAATGGCGCGACATCGAAGTGTTAACCAGCTTGCGCCTTTAGCGGATTGAAGTTTTGCAGTTTGATCCATACGAATATCTCCGATTAATTATTTAGCCGTCGAATCAGTCTGTTTGACTTGATAGGGGACAAATTTAATTTTCTTTCTGAAAAGGTGAAACGCCTGAACATAAATACCTTTAACGACAGCAAAGGTCATCATCGGCTGTCGTATCCAGACTTTAAAAAGTTGTTTATTGGTTAGAGGGCGTCGATCCAACTTTAGCGTTGCGTCGAATGCCTTGGTGCTGTTCTTGGTGCTGTTCTTGGTGCTGCTGGTTCGTCGATTTTCGATATGAACACTGAGTTTTTCTTTCTCGTGACTCGGTGCTTTAACTTGCCAGTGATAACTCATGTCTAAATCCATAAAGGGCGATACATGGAATGTTTTTTCTGATGGCTGAGTTTCAGCTTGTGTCATATCGACAAGATAGTAATGGCGTTTGTTCCAAGGCGTATTGCTGACTTCTACAAGCAATTGCGTACATTGGCCTGTTTTGTCGTAGCAAAAAATAAAATTTGCCGGACTGAAATAAATACCAAAGCAGCGGCACTGTACTAACAGCGTAACCTTATCTGGCGTACTGTCTTTAGCGCCTAATTCTTTCAGTTTTGTTGTAATGCGTTCTCTTAAACTGCTGTTGGTAGTTAAATTCTGCCTATTTGAATTATCCGCTGCGCGCTTTAAATTTAAATAGTCTTGCTGTTTAAATCGAATCGCTTTAAACCATTGGGTGCCAAAGAGTGAAAATCGATTCAGCTGACCTTGTTCTAATTCATCAAGGTCAACGGCCATCATATAAAGTGGATAATTAAAATTATGCGCCTGCTGTTCAAATCGACGATGCGTTACATTGCCGTTATAGATGGCACTGTGTTTGGGTTGTACTTTAGTCATTAACGGGCGCCTTATTGTTTAGGTAGCAGCCAAAGCGGCCAGCAACATCGACCGCACTCTTTACGCCATCTTCATGAAAGCCGTTGTACCAATATGCGCCAACAAAATGAGTGTTATTGACGCCGCAAATAGCTGCACGATTCTTTTGCGCGGCAATCGATTGCACATTAAATACCGGATGGTGGTAAACAAATTTTCTTAACACTTTATCGGCATCGATTTTGTCGTCTTGATTCAACGTGACGCAGTAAGTCGTGTCTGAGCTTAAGCCCTGTAAGATATTCATGTTGTAAGTAACGCTGGCAGGCTTTTCGTAATTGCCATCTAGCTGATAGTTCCATGACGCCCAGGCAAGTTGCCTTTTCGGTAGCATGCCGGTGTCGGTGTGCAGTACCACGCTGTTTTCGCGATAGGGTATGGCACCTAAGATTTTGGACTCTTGTTCGCTGACATCGGCCAGAAGTTCAAGTGCCTGATCACTATGGCAGGCAAACACCACTTCATCGAATGTCTTTATCGCGCCATCTGCAAAGCTAATCTCAACATGCGATTGGTGGCGCTTAACCGAACGGATATCGGCGTTTAGCTGTATCGATTGTTTAAAGGGCTGGATCATCGGTTCGATATACATTTTTGAACCGCCAGGAATAACATACCATTGTGGCCGACCAGCGATATCGAGTAGGCCATGGTGCTGAAAGAAGCGGATGAAAAATTTCAACTCAAACACTTTCATCTCTTTTAATGACGCAGACCAAATAGCGGCACCCATTGGCAGGATGTAATGTTCGCAAAAAAATTCGCTAAAATTATGTTCGGTTAAAAAATCGCCTAAGGTGTCGTTGCAGTCTTCAAGACCTTGTTGATACAAAGCCTGACACTGCTTATTAAAGCGTAGAATTTCTTTAATGAGACGCCAAAAATTGGCTCGGACAATATTGCGGCGCTGAGCAAATAATGTATTCAGCGTATGGCCGTTATACTCCAAGCCGGTTTGTTGATTATGGACGGAAAAGCTCATCTGGGTTGGTTGGCGGCCTACGCCAATTTCGTCTAATAACGCCAAAAAATTTGGGTAGGTACGGTCGTTAAAAACAATAAAGCCAGTATCCACATTTAACGGCTGGCCGTTATCCGTTACCTCAATGGTTGCGGTATGGCCACCAATGTAGTCGTTTTTTTCAAATAGCGTGACCTGGTGTTTTTTAGATAGCAAGTAAGCTGTTGTTAAACCAGAAATGCCGCTACCGATAATTGCAATGTTCTTCATGACGCCGATCGTCCTTTAATCGCTTTAATAATTCTTCCTAACAGCGGGATTTGTTCATATAGCATAGCGCCAACATCCAAATAATCGCGGTGATAGTAAACAAGATTTTCTTGGCCTTTAAGATGACTGTGACCTTGGACAGTTACTTCTGCGCCGCCATTTAATTTTGGGTGCACATAGGTCATGGTCCAAAATACTGAAGCATTGTTGTTTTGATAAAAAACTTCATCGATATGAAAGCGGCATTCTTTTAGGTTGGTGTACAGCTTATTAAAATAGGCTGTCAGATGTTTTAGACCGTAGATTTCATGCATTGGGTCTTGGAACTCAACAGTGTCACTGTAGATGGTTTTTAATAGGTGCAGGTTGGAGGTGTTTAAACTTTCATAGGTGGTTAAAAATTGTGCTAGCCAGTTGGGTAGCCCTTCATCAAAGTTGGAGTCCTGTTGCATTTTTTATCACCTTTGCTTGATCACTGTTTGGTCGTCGTCATAGTTACGTACCGGCGCGCAAAAAAGATCAATTTTATTGTGAGTAACGTAACCTTAAATCTTCAGGGTAAGGATTGAAGTAAGTCTGTTGTTGTAAGTAGCTTTTCGGGTAAAGATTAAGGTAATGCTTGAGTTGCTCAATGGGTACCAAAAGAGGTACCAGACCTTGGCGGTAACGATGGATTTGATCGGTTAGAATTTCTCGCTCTTGACTGTTCAGCTCGTCTGCAAAGTAACCTTGTAGATGCTGTAACGTGTTGGTGTGTTTTTTTCGTGTTGCGATTAATTTCAAGGTTTGCATGCAGCCTTGGATATAGCGTGAAGCCTGTTCGTCGACAGCGATGGATGCATCGGCAAGGATCTGACCCAGCCGTTTTACTGCTAGCGGATCATGGCTCATTAGGGTGTATTTTAATTGGCTGTGAAAATCGATTAACTTTTTTCGGCTAATGCCGCTGGCAATAAGTTGTTGCCAACGATGATAGATGTAGACACGGGCGATAAAATTTTCACGGATGTCGGCATCGTTTAGTCGGCCATTTTCTTCACATGGCAATAAAGGGTTGTGCGCCATAATTTCTGCCGCGAACAGACCAACACCATTGGAGCTGCTGGATTGGCCGCTGGCTGCGTAAACCTTGACTCGCTCCATACCGCAGCTCGGACTTTTGGCGCAAAAAATAAAACCACTGAGGTGGTCTACTTTTTCAGCGATCTGTTTGCCGTAGTCGATCATGGCGTCAGTGACATCATTGCTGCCATCGGCAGATGCCAAGATGATGCGTTCTTGCTGTTGTGTTTGGCGAATGGTTGGTCGGGGAATAGTCATGCCGACCGCAACTTCTGGGCAGTAATGCTGATATTTAACGTGCTTACCAAGCTGATCCATACAAAAACTGGATCGCTTGGCGCTACCGTCGTAACGAACTTTTTCGCCTGCTAAGCAGGCGCTGATACCGATGGTTATGGTTTGTTGTTGTTCCATCTGGCTTCCTTCGATGTTCAATAAACCTTAAATTTCCAATAAACCTTAGATGCTCAGTAAATAAGTTTGCCGATTGGGTTCAATAATTTATTTAGACCTTTGTTAAAGTGCATGGAGTTATTCAACACCGTGTAGCATAGGCAACCTTCTTCGGTAACTGGACTGTGATGATGACTGGCGTCTAGCACCATAAAATCGCCAGCCACGTAAGAGCCCATATCATCACTAAAGCTACCGTCTAAGATCAGAGTGATCTCAAAGCCTTTGTGAGTATGCTCTGGCACGGTACCGCCGGGCAAAATTTGCAAAAGGCTGGCTCGGATATCGCCTTCATCAAGTGATAGGCGGCTTCTTGCAATATAGCCCAAACTGGTCCATTTGCTTAATGCGATATTGGTCAGCGCATTCGGCAAGGTGTATTCGGTGTTGTTCACCTGAATGGTTTTACGCTGCCGAGTATTAGGAACGTCTTGAGCGTCAGATTCGGTAATCAGCTCAATCATCGCGCTCATGCTTGCAGGCAGATTGCTGTTGCTCGCTCTGTTAAAGTCAACCACGTTGTTAAAATCAGAGTGGCTGTTAAAGTCGTCAGCATCGTTAAAGTAACGCTCAGCTTCTAGCTCTTGCAATTCCGCAATGTTTTGTTGGCAGTGTGGACACATTTCTTGGTGAATCGCGACAGCCGTTGCCATGGCTGCGGGTAAGTCGCCACGCACATAAGCGGCGAGTATTTCGTTATCTGGGTGGTGATTAATCATCGTCCACCTCCATCATTTGTTTCAATTTCACAATCGCCAAGCGTAGGCGAGACTTTACCGTTCCCAGTGGGATCTCAAGTTGTTGAGCAACCTGTTCATGGGTTTGTTCTTTAAAGTAAAACTCATGAATGACCTGCTGCTGTTTTTCTGGCAGCTTGGCGATGGTCTGTTTCACCCAAGCTTTATCGAGATCGCCAGACAAAAGGCTAAGCGGTGTTTGCTCGTCTTCCATGACCGGCCAGAGATCTTCACTGAGGTTATCTTCTTTGCTGTTATTGATTTTACGCAACAGATCAAAAGCGACGTTTCTGGATAAGGTATAAACCCAAGTCGTTGGCGCGCCTTTATCTGCGTTGTACAGGTGAGCTTTTCGCCAGACGTTGGTCATCGCCTCTTGCACGACTTCATTCGCGAGAGATTCATTGCCGTACTTGCTCAGAGCAAATTGATGCACTCTGGGTGAAAAGTATTTAAATAATTCAGTAAAGGCAGCCTTGTCGCGATTTGTTGCGACCTTGCTGAGCCATTGGGCAAGTTGTTGATGTTCATCTTGTTGTTTCATAGCGACAGATTTAATGCAATTTGCCGAGTATTGCAACGTCGATGATTGTTTTAGCTGCATAAGTTGAGTTCTCTTAAGCGCGAAGCTGTCATCATTCGGATTCATCGTAGTGTCTGTTTGATTATTTTTTACGCGGCAAAACTCGTTTTGGATCAGTCTTTCTACGATAAAACCCGAGGTGATGTAATTGCTACGATTTAACAGGCTGTTTGGAGGACATTTATCTGCGCTATGATCGAGTGGTCTGTTAATCAAAGGAGTGATTAGGATGCAAACGATACTTATGCTGCTGATTGTCAGCTTTTTACTGCTATTTCCTATTGTGTCGGTGGCGGCACAAAACGGCTTGGCGTTAATGCATGCCAAGCAGAGTAACGTCGCGATTGCCGACTTCAGTCAATATCAGGTAACAGAAAAATACGATGGCGTACGAGTGCTTTGGCATAAGGGTGTACTCAGCACCCGTAGCGGTAATCGCATTGCTGCTCCAGCATGGTTTTTAGCGGCATTGCCAGAACTGAGCTTGGAGGGGGAATTATGGCTTGGCTATGGCCAGTTTGATCAGGTTTCGTCTCTGGTTCGCAGCCACAGTGAAGACGATGAGCGTTGGCAAAGCGTCAGTCTGATGGTGTTTGATTTACCGATGAGCCTTTTGCCTTATCAGCAACGATATCAACTGTTAGAGCAATTGGTGACGCAGGTTGAGCAGTCATGGTTTCAGCGCGTCGCAGGTTATCCGGTCAATGATCAGCGCGAATTAACAAATACCTTAGCTAAAGTTGTTGCCGCAGGCGGTGAAGGGTTAATGCTGAATCAACGCGATGCGCTTTATCAGCCGGTACGGTCTGACGCCATTATTAAGCTTAAACCTAAATACGATGCCGAAGCCGAAGTGATCGGTTACAGCCCTGGTAAGGGTAAGTATCAAGGCATGATGGGGGCGTTGATTGTGCGCGACTCTGATGGCCGGCGGTTCAAAGTAGGTACTGGTTTTAGTGATGCCGAGCGCGCTGAGCCACCAAAAATAGGTCAATGGATCAGCTATCAATATTCTGGCCAAACATCGACTGGGTTGCCTCGGTTTCCAAGCTTTTTGCGTCTTTATCAAGCGCTCTAACGTATAGCAATTCTATCGTTTTTGCACAGAGGCATTTATACTCAAGACTGTGATATTTTTCTATTAGGTGCCTTTGTGATCGATAACTCGCCAACGCTGTCATTTCTTATTCTAGGTAGTGACAGTCAGGTTGGAGCCGCCATGGTTCAGCTGCTGAAGTCGCGTTCTATTCCTTATGTTGCGTTACGCTGCGAGCATTGCTGGCAAGAGGATGCTTTGCGCGCCTTTTTAGCCGAGCATCGAAAGGTTCAGTTTGTGCTCAATGCATTATTTGAGCAGCCTGAAGAATCAGCGCAGCCAGATTTTAAGCAGTGGTATTCACTCGCCCAGCGACTGCAAGTTGAAACCCACGCTAATAAACAGGTGTTATTACTGCTTTCGTCTGCTCAGGTTTTTTCTGGTGGCAGCGCTCGGCCATATTTAGAAACCGATCAGCCAGATGCTGGTTTACCTTATGGCGATGCTATGGCAGCGATTGAACAGTCGGTTTTAAAAGCCGGGCAGCAGAGCATAGTTGTGCGCGTTGGCTGGCTGTTTAGTGATCAGCCTGAGCACTTTTTGGCTTGCTTGGTCGACGCTGCGGTACAACAAGAAAAGCTCAGTTTTTCTGGTAAATTAAGTGGTAATCCGACCGATTCAAACGCCGTAGCCAAGGTTTTCTTAGCTATTGCTGAGCAGGTTGATTGTGGCGTTGAAGAACCTGCGCTCTGGGGCATTTACCATTATGCCGATAGTGACGCCTGTACTATGCATACCTTTGCCAAAGCGGTTATCACGGTGGTGAAGTCGATGACTGAGGTGCGGGTTGAAAGCATTTTAGAAAGCGACTCGCCAGATATGGTCGATGCCGTGTTGCAGCCAGAAAACTATGAGTTGAGTTGCCGGAAAATCTTATCGACCTTTGGCATTAAACAGCGCCCTTGGCGTCGTTCGGTGCAAGAGGTTCTTACTGGCTTGCTCGATGAGCCGCTCTCTTAGTTCGTTACTATTAAGATATTAGATCGTTACTACGAAGATAAAAGTATCGGTTGTATATCGCCGTCGTCGCCCCTATATATCAGGCAACTTAACGACGGCAGCGGTACTGATGATTCCATTCTCTATTCTTGATCTTTCAACTGTATCAGAGGGGCAGTCTGTTGCGGACTCCTTAACACAAACTCGTAATCTTGCCGTTGAAGCCGAGTCTTTAGGCTATCAGCGTTATTGGCTGGCGGAACATCATGGCATGAAAGGCATTGCCAGTTCGGCTACCTCAGTGATTCTGGCCAATATTGGCGCAGCAACTCAAACGATTCGCCTAGGTGCGGGTGGCGTCATGTTGCCCAATCATGCACCGTTAGTGATTGCAGAACAGTTTGGCACCTTGGCCGAGCTGTATGGCGACCGTATCGATTTGGGGCTAGGTCGTGCGCCTGGAACGGATATGAATACGGCGCAAGCGTTGCGTCGTGCTTTGGATGTTTCAGTCGATCAATACCCGCAAGACATCCAAGAGTTACAGCGTTATTTAAGCGATGCAGAACAGTCAGTTATCGCCGTGCCAGGCCAAGGCACGCATGTGCCACTTTGGTTGCTCGGGTCGAGTTTATACAGCGCTGAATTGGCTGCGCATTTCGGATTGCCCTATTCATTTGCGTCGCACTTTGCACCCGATCACTTGCAGCAGGCGCTGCAAATTTATAAAGAAACCTTTCGTGCCAGTGATGCCCTTGCTAAACCCTATGCCATGGCTGGCGTGATGGTGGTGTTGGCGGATACTCAGGTCGAGGCAGATTATCTATTCACGTCGGTTCAGCAAAAGTTCGTGCAGATGCGCACCGGCGGTAACAGCCGTTTTCCAGCACCTGTCGATTCTATGGATGGCCGTTGGACACAGGCCGATAAGCAAATGGTTGATCACGTATTGCGCTATGCGTTAGTTGGTACCAAAGACAGTATTAAAGATCAGCTCGCTCGCTTTATAGCGACCACAAATATCGATGAGCTGATCATTTCGATTCCTGTTTTTGATACCGATGCGCGCAGCCACAGTATGAATTTAATGGCTCAATTGAGAGACAGCATGTAAGACGATGAGCTACTTGGCTCAAAGCTTACATGCTTGTTGGATATTGATTGTTAGCCAATGGGTCCTGCTGCTTTAATTTCTTGCCTTACATCGTACTGCTCAAAGTTTGCTTGGAACTCTTTTGCCAGCTCGCTCGCGCGTTGTTCGAATGCATTTGAGTCGGCCCAGGTCTCTTTTGGGTTAAGCAACTGGCTCTCAACACCCTCAACAAGCGTTGGGATATCTAAGTTTAAGACATCAATATGCTCGGTTGGTGTGTGCTCAAGTGAGCCATTGGTAATGGCAGTAATGATTGCTCGTGTCGTCGGAATGCTAAAGCGCTTGCCAGTACCGTAAGGGCCTCCAGTCCAGCCAGTGTTAACCATATATACCTTGGCATGACTTTGCTCTAAGCGTTTGATTAACAATTCTGCATAAAGCTGCGCAGGCCTTGGGAAAAAGGGCGCGCCAAAGCAGGTGGAAAAGGTTGAGGTAATATCGCTGGCTGTGCCCACTTCTGTTGAACCGACAAGTGCCGTATAGCCACTTAAAAAGTAGTAGGCGGCAGCCTCGTTACTTAATATGGCGACTGGTGGTAAAACCCCGTTTAGATCGCAAGTTAAAAACACCACCGCTGATGGTTCGCCTGCCAGATTATCCGGCTGGCGCTTTTTAATGTGGCTCAGTGGATAGGCAACACGGCCGTTTTTACTGAGGCTAACGTCGAAGTAGTCGGTGCTTCGGTCGGGCTTAAGCATAACGTTTTCGAGTATGGCGCCAAAGTGTATTGCCTCCCAAATCATCGGTTCATTCTTATGGGTTAAATCGATGGTTTTAGCGTAGCAACCGCCTTCAAAGTTGAATACGACATCAGGGCTCCAGCCATGTTCATCGTCACCAATTAAATAGCGATCGGGGTCGGCCGATAGGGTTGTCTTACCGGTGCCAGATAAACCAAAAAATAACGAGGTCTTGCCATCTTCACCGACGTTAGCAGAGCAGTGCATTGGCAGAATATCCGCTTCAGGCAGCAAAAAGTTTTGCACCGCGAATAAGGCTTTTTTCATTTCTCCGGCGTAACCGAGCCCTGCAATGAGTACCTTGCGCTGATCAAAACTGATGATTGCAGCCGCTTCGCTGTGAGTGCCGTCGCGTTCTGGCAAGCAGCAAAAGCTGGGTACATTGAGTACCTGCCAAACTGGTTTTTCTTGCGCGTTCCAATGTTCAGGCACAATAAAGAGATTGCGCGCAAAAGCCTGGTGCCAAGCTAGCTCGGTAACGACTTTAACCGGCAGACTAGAGTCCGCCGCCGCACCTACTTCTAAGTGACCAATAAAACTGTCCTTGGCTGAAATATAGTCGCTGACGCGTTGCCAGAGTTGATTGAAGTGATCGATAGAAAAGGGTCGATTAATTTCGCCCCAGTCGATTAACTGGTTTGAGCTGGGCTCGTCAACAATAAAGCGATCTTTTGGTGAGCGGCCGGTACGATTACCAGTCGTTACGGTAAAGGCGCCGTTGGCGGCAAAGCAACCTTCGTTTTTTTTAACGGCAATTTCTAACAGCTCTGCGGTGGGTAAATCTACGTATGTAAACTCTTGAATGGCGTTCATGGTTTTTCTCCTAGAGGGATGAAATTACGCCAGGTGGTGCATCGATTTTATGATTATATTGCTACACCGATAAAGCTTCACTAGGCACCTTCTTCTAGTGCCTTGTTGGCGGCCGTCGAACAGCCGCTGTTACACAGGTAAAATCGAGTCACCTTTGCCTGTTGCAGCTATAACTATAGACGGTTTTGGTTAGGGTAGGGTGAGTTGCGGTTGATTGTGATCAATAGCTTTTATTATTGCGCTATAAGCCGCTATTTAAGCGGCTGAATAGGCTCAATTTAAGTAACGCTTGAAGAACGGTGAGCTGATTAGCTTTGTCGATTGACGGCAATATCAGCAAGGCTGAGTAATGCGGTTTTGTAATCACTATCGGCAAAGTCTGCCAATGCTTGTTTAGCGAGCTGAGCATGTTGCTGTGCTTTCGCTTCTGCATAATCGATAGAGCCGTTGGCTTGGATGATTTTTTGAATCGCGGCCAATTGCTCCAGACTGCCTTGGCGGATTGCTGAGCGAATCAATTGAGCGTCGGCTTCGCTGCCATGACTCATAGCGTGAATCAGTGGCAGTGTTGGTTTACCTTCGGCTAAGTCATCACCGATGTTTTTGCCAAGCTTTTCAGCGTCGCCGCTGTAGTCTAGAACATCATCAATGAGCTGGAAGGCCAAGCCTAAATGCAGCCCGTAGTCGGCAAGTGCATTGGCTTGCTGTTCGTTACAGCCTGAAAGCAGCGCTGATGTTTGAGTCGAGGCTTGAAATAGAATCGCCGTTTTCCCGGTGATGACATCCATGTATTGCGCTTCACTGATGTTTGGGTTTTTCACGTTCATCAGTTGCAGTACTTCGCCTTCGGCGATTTTTCGTGTCGTACTGGCAAGGCTGTTCATAATCTCTAGATGCGCTATTTTTACTAACAGTTCAAAAGAGCGGGCATATAGAAAGTCGCCAACTAGTACGCTTGGAGCGTTACCCCATTGAGCGTTAGCCGTTGGCCTTCCTCGGCGCATATCGGATGTGTCGACAACATCATCGTGCAGAAGTGTCGCAGTGTGTAAAAATTCGATGACGGTGGCCAATTCACAGTGTGCTCGGCTAATGTTTCCATTCATTCCCGCGGCTAAAATAACCAACATTGGGCGCATGCGTTTGCCACCACTGGAAATAATGTAATCAGCAATTTTCTCAACCATGGGCACATGAGAGGCCAATTGCTCATGAATAATGGTGTTCAGGGTGTCGAAATCTGGCTGGATTAGTTGAGAAATGGCGTTGGAATTCATGAACAGCGTTATCTTTATTAGGATTGTATGCGCGATGCTAGGCAGC
Coding sequences within:
- a CDS encoding DNA ligase — translated: MQTILMLLIVSFLLLFPIVSVAAQNGLALMHAKQSNVAIADFSQYQVTEKYDGVRVLWHKGVLSTRSGNRIAAPAWFLAALPELSLEGELWLGYGQFDQVSSLVRSHSEDDERWQSVSLMVFDLPMSLLPYQQRYQLLEQLVTQVEQSWFQRVAGYPVNDQRELTNTLAKVVAAGGEGLMLNQRDALYQPVRSDAIIKLKPKYDAEAEVIGYSPGKGKYQGMMGALIVRDSDGRRFKVGTGFSDAERAEPPKIGQWISYQYSGQTSTGLPRFPSFLRLYQAL
- a CDS encoding nuclear transport factor 2 family protein, giving the protein MQQDSNFDEGLPNWLAQFLTTYESLNTSNLHLLKTIYSDTVEFQDPMHEIYGLKHLTAYFNKLYTNLKECRFHIDEVFYQNNNASVFWTMTYVHPKLNGGAEVTVQGHSHLKGQENLVYYHRDYLDVGAMLYEQIPLLGRIIKAIKGRSAS
- a CDS encoding SAM-dependent methyltransferase, which translates into the protein MDQTAKLQSAKGASWLTLRCRAIVHHFFSKLEDGQLMIKEQIEDSAQQQFSFGTHSSDQEQLVASIQVYDLSMYKDFIFGGSIGAAKAFIEGKWQADDLTTVIRVFARAQKITDKLEKYYSWIGAAKNKLLHRLRANSIKGSKKNILAHYDLGDELFSQFLCDEMVYSSAVFAEPLQSLGDAQLNKFKTICDQLELTESDHVVEIGTGWGGLAIYAAQHYGCRVTTTTISDSQHAYAKKRIEALGLSDKITLLKKDYRLLTGQYDKLMSVEMIEAVGYEHLSRFFQVCNSLVKPKGKMLIQAITIADQRFEHYRNHVDFIQRYIFPGGFLPSITLLTQQLTKHTDMVTESISDIGLDYAKTLNIWQQNFNKNWSQISQHGYDQAFKNLWQFYLSYCEGAFLERATSTVHLLARKS
- a CDS encoding sigma-70 family RNA polymerase sigma factor, whose product is MQLKQSSTLQYSANCIKSVAMKQQDEHQQLAQWLSKVATNRDKAAFTELFKYFSPRVHQFALSKYGNESLANEVVQEAMTNVWRKAHLYNADKGAPTTWVYTLSRNVAFDLLRKINNSKEDNLSEDLWPVMEDEQTPLSLLSGDLDKAWVKQTIAKLPEKQQQVIHEFYFKEQTHEQVAQQLEIPLGTVKSRLRLAIVKLKQMMEVDDD
- a CDS encoding ChrR family anti-sigma-E factor, translated to MINHHPDNEILAAYVRGDLPAAMATAVAIHQEMCPHCQQNIAELQELEAERYFNDADDFNSHSDFNNVVDFNRASNSNLPASMSAMIELITESDAQDVPNTRQRKTIQVNNTEYTLPNALTNIALSKWTSLGYIARSRLSLDEGDIRASLLQILPGGTVPEHTHKGFEITLILDGSFSDDMGSYVAGDFMVLDASHHHSPVTEEGCLCYTVLNNSMHFNKGLNKLLNPIGKLIY
- a CDS encoding DUF1365 domain-containing protein, giving the protein MTKVQPKHSAIYNGNVTHRRFEQQAHNFNYPLYMMAVDLDELEQGQLNRFSLFGTQWFKAIRFKQQDYLNLKRAADNSNRQNLTTNSSLRERITTKLKELGAKDSTPDKVTLLVQCRCFGIYFSPANFIFCYDKTGQCTQLLVEVSNTPWNKRHYYLVDMTQAETQPSEKTFHVSPFMDLDMSYHWQVKAPSHEKEKLSVHIENRRTSSTKNSTKNSTKAFDATLKLDRRPLTNKQLFKVWIRQPMMTFAVVKGIYVQAFHLFRKKIKFVPYQVKQTDSTAK
- a CDS encoding sugar nucleotide-binding protein, which produces MIDNSPTLSFLILGSDSQVGAAMVQLLKSRSIPYVALRCEHCWQEDALRAFLAEHRKVQFVLNALFEQPEESAQPDFKQWYSLAQRLQVETHANKQVLLLLSSAQVFSGGSARPYLETDQPDAGLPYGDAMAAIEQSVLKAGQQSIVVRVGWLFSDQPEHFLACLVDAAVQQEKLSFSGKLSGNPTDSNAVAKVFLAIAEQVDCGVEEPALWGIYHYADSDACTMHTFAKAVITVVKSMTEVRVESILESDSPDMVDAVLQPENYELSCRKILSTFGIKQRPWRRSVQEVLTGLLDEPLS
- a CDS encoding NAD(P)/FAD-dependent oxidoreductase → MKNIAIIGSGISGLTTAYLLSKKHQVTLFEKNDYIGGHTATIEVTDNGQPLNVDTGFIVFNDRTYPNFLALLDEIGVGRQPTQMSFSVHNQQTGLEYNGHTLNTLFAQRRNIVRANFWRLIKEILRFNKQCQALYQQGLEDCNDTLGDFLTEHNFSEFFCEHYILPMGAAIWSASLKEMKVFELKFFIRFFQHHGLLDIAGRPQWYVIPGGSKMYIEPMIQPFKQSIQLNADIRSVKRHQSHVEISFADGAIKTFDEVVFACHSDQALELLADVSEQESKILGAIPYRENSVVLHTDTGMLPKRQLAWASWNYQLDGNYEKPASVTYNMNILQGLSSDTTYCVTLNQDDKIDADKVLRKFVYHHPVFNVQSIAAQKNRAAICGVNNTHFVGAYWYNGFHEDGVKSAVDVAGRFGCYLNNKAPVND
- a CDS encoding YbgA family protein, which encodes MEQQQTITIGISACLAGEKVRYDGSAKRSSFCMDQLGKHVKYQHYCPEVAVGMTIPRPTIRQTQQQERIILASADGSNDVTDAMIDYGKQIAEKVDHLSGFIFCAKSPSCGMERVKVYAASGQSSSSNGVGLFAAEIMAHNPLLPCEENGRLNDADIRENFIARVYIYHRWQQLIASGISRKKLIDFHSQLKYTLMSHDPLAVKRLGQILADASIAVDEQASRYIQGCMQTLKLIATRKKHTNTLQHLQGYFADELNSQEREILTDQIHRYRQGLVPLLVPIEQLKHYLNLYPKSYLQQQTYFNPYPEDLRLRYSQ